The Bdellovibrionales bacterium CG10_big_fil_rev_8_21_14_0_10_45_34 genome includes the window ATTTCGGCAGCAGCCGGGCTTAAGTACAATTCTGACTGTGGAGGAGTTCAACGAGATCTTTGGCGCATCCGAAGCTGTTTTTGAGTTAATGGATTCTCATCTTCAAACCCTAAAGCTTCTCGAATCGGTTTTAGCGAAGCGTCACTCAGACGTGCGTTTTTGGGTAACTTCTCCACATGCGCGAACCGCAGAAGAAGTTTCACATACGCTGGGGCCGTCGAAGTTGGTCATTCCAACCGACAAGCTTAAGTTACTGAGGATGTTAGACACTCTCATGCTGAGCGGCCTACTGAATATTGAGGGGTACGCGATCACCTCGCCGCTTCGAGAAGGAAAAGTTCAATTGGTAACAGATTCTGTTTTAAGCTCGCTAGCTCGTCGAGGCATAGCATGGTGGGCAAGGGTAGATTCGAATGCAGAATATGAAACGGCGCGAGATCTCGGCGCCAAGGCCATTATGTCTCGAGAAAAGTTTGGCAATTTAGCGAAATAACTTCGCCTCCTCTTTTGCGACAACGAGCAACGCAGCAATTCATTTTGTTGCGTCTGCAGAGTAGTTTGGACGAAATGGCAACAGTTCTCAGAATCGCACTTGAAAGTCTTTCCTACAGACAATAGCCTAGAGAGCATGAATAAAGCACAAATGGCCATGGACTACTCAGTTTGGGATTCCCTGCTTCACGCAAGTCTCGTTGTACAATTAACTTTGCTAACACTTGCGATTATGTCAGTGATTTCTTGGGCAATATTTTTTGCTAAAAGAAAACAATTGGATACTGCCGAAGAAGGAAACACGCTATTTTCTGACTTGTTTTGGAAGGCCCGATCCTTAGATGAAGTTGACGAAAAAGCGGATCGATTTGCTACGAGTCCGATTGCAAAGATGTTCAAATCTGGCTTTAGCGAGTTGAATCGTCTTGCGGATTCAAAAGGGGATTCTACCAAGACATCTGTACCTAAGTTAACTGGCTCAGACAACGTGGCACGTGCGCTCACAAGATCAATGGATATTGAAATTTCTAATTTAGAAAAGCGCCTAAGTTTTCTGGCGACGACTGGAAGCACGGCCCCTTTTATTGGTTTGTTTGGAACCGTTTGGGGAATCATGTCTGCGTTTCACAATATTGGAAAGACCGGAGCCGCCAGTCTGGCAGTTGTGGCACCGGGAATTTCTGAAGCGTTGGTGGCTACGGCAATTGGACTCGCGGCAGCCATTCCGGCCGTGGTGACGTACAACCATTTCGTAGCGCGGCTGAAAAGAATTGAGCTTCAAATGTCTAATTTTTCTTCTGACTTTCAAAACATTGTTCGCCGTAATTTCTTTGTGGACGAGAAGTAAGCGATGGGAATGAGTGCTTCAGGAGGCGGAAAATCCAGAGTGACTATCAACGAGATCAACGTGACTCCTCTCGTAGATGTCATGCTTGTTTTGTTGATTATTTTTATGGTCACGGCTCCGATGATGCAGCAGGGGATTGAAGTAGATCTTCCAGAAACAGCGAATACGGGCGTGACTGTTAACGATGAACCGTTTGTGCTTGTTGTGCAAAGTAACGGACGGATCCTTGCCGGTGAAGCTCACATAGAGATCGGGCAGCTCCGAAAAAAGCTTGCGGCTATATTTGCCACAAGAAAAAATAAGCAGGTTTACCTTCAAGCTGATCGTAAAGTTGACTATGGCGTAGTGGCAGAAGTGATGGGCGAAATTAAGTCTGCCGGGATTTCACAGATTGGACTCATCACACTTCCGAAGACAGATTTATAAGGACCAACTAAAAGGCGCAGGAGAAATGCCATTGTCACAATCTTCACCTCTAGCTACTGAGCACGGGGATGAAAAGTTTCAAAAGTATATTGGTTACTCCTTGATTTTTCACGGACTTGTCGTTTTGCTGTTCACTGCTCGGGCTCTCGTGTTTCCAAGTGACGATATAATCCTGCATCCCTCCATTCGAGTCGACATTGTTGATTTGCCAGACAAGTTGACTCCACAAGTGAAGATTGCGGAAGCTCCGCAACCTTTGACAGAACAAGCGCCGGCCCCAGTGCCGCCAAAGCCGGTGCCAGAAGTAAAGAAAGTAGAAGTACCAAAGAAAGTAGTGTCTAAGCAGAAAGAAATCTCAGAAACTGAGGCTGCACTACAAAGATTAAAGGCATTGGAGTCGATTGAGAATGAAGTCAAATCTGTCAACAAACCTAAAGCTGTGCAGGCGAAGGGCCAAACGCTGAGCAAAGGTAATCAGCTGAAAGGGCTCGCTAAGCTTGAGCATGATCAATATATTTCTGATTTAGAATCCCATATTAAATCAAACTGGGTGCTCCCGGAGTGGATGGCAAAAAGTGCCTACAAATGCATATTAAGAGCAAAGTTTAATTTTCGTGGCTTCGTTACCGAAGTGGGAGTGGTGGAGTCTTCAGGAGACTCTCAGTTCGATCAGTATGCAATTAAGGCTGTGGAGGCTTCAAATCCATTTCCGGTGCCGCCCGATGACTTGAAAGATTTGTTTAACGCACGAGGAGTGACTCTGTCGTTTCCCTGAATGAATTGGTAGTTCCGAGAAGAGGCGAGTAGATCTGTGGTCATAAAAATAGAAAGATGGCGAAAGGTCTTAATTTTTGTGCCACAAAAATGGAAGAATTTAGCCAGCGAAATTGGTAGTTAGATAAAGTGAATGTCAGTAGAGTGAGCGATAGAGCAGTTTTTTAACAGGGGGATTCAGTGAATTTTAATATTTTTAATAGCCTAGGGTCTGCGGCCCATTCCTTTTATTGCATACTCGAATTATTTAGGACGAAATGCCAACGGCCCGCACTTATAGCTCTTTCAACTATCGTGAGCGTTGCAGCTCTACCCATTGCAGGGCAGGCTGCGGATGTTTACATTAACGTTGGAGAGGCAAACTTCAAAAAAAGCTTAATGGCCCTTCCTGAGTGCAAATACTTAGGCGCCGCCGAAAAACCGTCGTCGGCTAAATCTATCAGTTTGGATCTCTCAAGTACGCTTCTCAACGATTTAGATTCGACAGGTTACTTTCAATTTGTAAAACAAGATGCTTACCTGGAGGACCCAGAAAAAGTGGGTCTTAAGCCAGCTCCTGGTGAAAGCAACGGTTTTAAGTATGAAAACTGGTCAAAAATCGGCACAGAATTTTTGATACGCTGTGGGTTTAGCGTGATAAAGGGGCAGATTACTTTGAAGGCTTTTCTTTATGACGTGAAAAAAGCCAAATCTATTGTGGCGAAGGAGTATTCCGGGCCAGAGGATAAAGTTCGAAAAGTGGCTCACACTTTTGCGAATGATGTGGTGGAAGGGCTTACCGGGAAGCCAGGATATTTCTTAACCCGAATTGTTGTTGGCTCAGACCGCGGCGGAAACAGCTGGAAAGAAATTTACATAATGGATTGGGATGCCAAAAACCCAAAACAAATAACTCGGCACAAGTCTATTGCGCTTTCACCAAACTGGTCACCAGAAGGTAAGAAAGTTGCCTACACCGCCTATGTCGTTCATACAAAAAGTAAAAAAAGGAATGCCGATTTATTCACCTACGAAATCTTCACTGGCAAGAGAGAGCTCATTTCTTCAAGGCCGGGTATCAATTCGGGGGCGGCGTTTAGCCCGGATGGCAAGCATATCTTTATGACCATATCTCAGGCTGGTAGCCCCGATATTTTTCGCGTCGGTTCAAGTGGCGACGGTCTAAAGCAAATCACAAAAGGACCAGCTGGGGCTATGTATGTGGAGCCCGCAGTGTCTCCCGATGGTAAGAAAATTGCTTTTTCATCTGATAGAAGCGGAAAACCAATGGTCTACACCATGGATATCGACGGAACAAACATGAAGAGAATCACGTTTGCGGGTAAATACAATGCATCGCCAAGTTGGTCCCCAGATGGAAAGAAAATAGCGTTTGCGGGATTTGATAAAGATCACTTTGATGTCTTCGTGATGAATGCGGACGGGACAAATATGGTGCGCCTCACCACAGAGAAGAAAATAAATGGTAAGATGTCAAACAATGAAGACCCTGCCTTTTCGCCCGATGGCAGGCAGGTGATGTTTGTGAGCGACCGAACGAAAAATAAGCAGATTTACTTGATAAATGCTGATGGAACCAATGAGCGGCGCCTCACTGTAGACAAGCACAATTATTTTAAACCCAAATGGTCATGGGTAAATGATTAAGGGTCGATAAATCTCTTTGACCAAGCCCATCGCTTCTCGATAGCCTCCCTGGGATTGACGGGAGGTGCTACTTGAAATCAAACGGTTCTTGTTTTTCTGCGGGATTAATTGCTCGCGTAGTGCTGGTTTATCTTTTAGCCTTTGCGTTTTTTCACTGGAAGGCCGATGCGCAAGACGCTAGTGGCGGGGACAACCAAAAGCTCGATCAGCTAGCTCAAGAGGGAGTAAAGCGGCCTGACCCGGCGCAAGTTGTAGAAGAAAAAGCCAAGCCAGTGACAAAGGATGTAAAACAAAATTTATCTAACACTGTAAAAGACGCAATCGCTGAAAAAGAAGCAAAAACAGAAGACAACGCCGACAAAAAAGTAGATAAGAACCAAGAGAGCTCGATCGTCGAATCTGGTTCTGACGCCCAAAAAACGTCAGAAAAGAAAGACAGCGAGATAGAAAAAAAGAGCGATCAAAAGAGAAAATCTAAAAAAAGAGGTCTTTCAAAAGTGTTTGCAATATTCGATACTTCAAAAGGTAAAATTAAAATTGAATTGTTCGAGGGTTACGCCCCTAAGACAGTGGCTAACTTTATTGGCCTAGCTTCTGGAACAAAAGAGTTTACCAATCCTAAGACAGGTAAAAAAGAAAAGTCTCCCTTTTATGATGGTTTGATTTTTCACCGAGTTATTCCCGGATTTATGATTCAGGGCGGTTGCCCGCTAGGAACCGGAACTGGTGGGCCGGGCTACACTTTTGAAGATGAAACGAAGGGTAACCCCAAAAAGCACACCAAGCCTGGTATTCTCTCAATGGCAAATGCCGGACCAAACACCAACGGGAGTCAGTTTTTTCTCACAGTTGCAGAAACTCCTTGGTTAGATGGCAAGCACACCGTTTTCGGAGAGGTTGTTGAGGGGATGGATGTGGTTAATAATATATCAAAAGTCTCTCGTGATCCTCGCGACAAACCGCTAGAGGATGTCAAACTTAACTCCGTAAAGATCGAACGAGAATAGCGAAAAGTTCTATTTGGTGTCCTCGTAAACTCTTTGTTTGTCTTGAATAAAACTATGGACCTCTTTCATAAAAGAGAGCTTCTTGTTGTCTGCCTCAATAATGAATGACGACAAGGGTTCTCCATAGCATTCATTAAAAGTGTCTTCGCCGCTAAAGGCATTTTCTGTGAATTTAACAATCTTATCTCGGCAAATACTTTTGATGCGATACAGCCGATCGTAGGCTCGGAAGTTCCAATCGTTGGAAAAAAGTAAGAAATAAAGAACCCAAAGGGCTGCGAGACCTCGGTGCTTCAGTCTCTCGGGTAGAATCCAAGAAAAAGCGATGATCGGAACGAGAATCAGTGGCATTGCAAACTCTGCGTATCGGGAGACTTTACTAAAATCTGATGAAAAACCTGCCCTCCCGGCCGCAACAGACGCGAGAGTCGCTAAAACAAAACCAGTGGCCATAAACACAGGCCACCAACTATTTCGAGAAGACCGCTGGGAGCTATGTGCTGATTTGAAAAACCAAATGATCAGAACAAGAGCTAGTCCAATCGCAAATAATGTAGAAAGTGCCAGCGACTTGATCGTCACGCCAAATCCAAACGAAACAAGATTAACGAAAAGACTCCAGAACCGACTATCCGTTGGCAAAACCATCGCGGGGTGATGGGACGGCTGCTGATAGTGTGAACTGTAAACCAGTGAAATCACAATCGCTACTAACAAAAGAAAAACGAGTTTTGTAGCGGCAGGCTTACTTTGCTCAGGGATCTGTTTGTCGAAGTAATGGGCTATTAAGATTAGCGGCAGAGCAATGGCCCAAGTTATGGTTGAAGCGAAGCTAATTGAGCAAAGAAAGAGCAAAGCGGCGAGTGTTAAGGTGCGTCTCCACTTGAGACTGCCGCTAAAAGATTTATCGCATACGTAAAAAAGGAAGATCATCGAAAGGTGTACAACTGTTTGCACGGGCAAATAGTGGTTCATATCGTTGATCGGAGACAGAAAAAAGACAGCAAACCAAAAAACAGTTTCTCTTTTCACGCCGTTTGAGTGTCGCTCGGTAAAAGAGATAAGGTAAGTTACATAAATTCCGTAGACGAGAAAGTTGAAAATCTGAAGCCACGCAAGATTCCATCCGTTAAAAAGATAAAGGAAGGAGTGCCATAACTTTGTAAAAACCATGAGGTGCTCGTTATGCGGCAAAAACAGGTGCGAAACGCTGGTGCCGGGAAAAAGAAGCCATTCATCTATGAAAGGAACATTCACCGACGTTTTGGCTATATAAAGCCAGTGAAACAGAAAGAGGCTGCCAAAAACTAGCGGACCACTTGCGAGGAGTTTACGAAAAAACAGATCAAAGATTTTTTTAGCGTTCATCATTCACGTCCACAATTTCTCGGCCTATTTTTTACGGGCGCTTGCGTATTTTGTGCGGCGATCTGACTATCATTACTGAATGTAAGAATACTAAGGAAGTTTTTCGTCTTGAATATCCATAACTACAACTTTGTGATCAGAAATGGCCTCATACTGAGTCTCTTCCATGCCGCGAAGGTTTACCACAGTTTCGTGTCTGTGAGGCCCAAAACCAAAAATGTAGTTTTTTACAGCCGTGGGTCTTCTTGTGCGAATTGCGAATCCGTCGCTTCGCGCTGGAATTATTCTTCCTTCTTGGTCAGCCCACGAAGTCGTAAACCCTTCCTTAAACAGAGGATTTGATTTTTGGGGGCCGCCCGTCATTGCTAACCAGTTGGAGCCGCTATAATCATCGGATTTCGAATTAGGCTTTATATAGTTTCCAGGATTTGGGGCATAGAAACCACTTTCTCTAAGAACATCTATATCTGTAGATGTAAGGCTCAAATCGACATTCCAGTCTCCACCCAAAAGCAACGTAGCATTCTTATGGTGCGGCAAACTTTGAATTCTTTGAACAATAGACATGGTAGCGGTTAGTTCTCGCCTGCGAATCTCTTGCATTCGCCTTGCCCATGTCGGATCAGGCCTTGAGCCCCGGCTCGACTTTAAATGGAGTCCACCAATTATGAAGAGACACTCACCGCTCGAGTTATAGATGCCTAAAAAAGGCGGCACTCTGTAAAACTGCGAAGCAAGCAGCTGGGCTTCTTCGCTGTCCATGCCCAT containing:
- the tolQ gene encoding protein TolQ, translated to MDYSVWDSLLHASLVVQLTLLTLAIMSVISWAIFFAKRKQLDTAEEGNTLFSDLFWKARSLDEVDEKADRFATSPIAKMFKSGFSELNRLADSKGDSTKTSVPKLTGSDNVARALTRSMDIEISNLEKRLSFLATTGSTAPFIGLFGTVWGIMSAFHNIGKTGAASLAVVAPGISEALVATAIGLAAAIPAVVTYNHFVARLKRIELQMSNFSSDFQNIVRRNFFVDEK
- the tolR gene encoding protein TolR, which codes for MGMSASGGGKSRVTINEINVTPLVDVMLVLLIIFMVTAPMMQQGIEVDLPETANTGVTVNDEPFVLVVQSNGRILAGEAHIEIGQLRKKLAAIFATRKNKQVYLQADRKVDYGVVAEVMGEIKSAGISQIGLITLPKTDL
- a CDS encoding translocation protein TolB, whose translation is MLELFRTKCQRPALIALSTIVSVAALPIAGQAADVYINVGEANFKKSLMALPECKYLGAAEKPSSAKSISLDLSSTLLNDLDSTGYFQFVKQDAYLEDPEKVGLKPAPGESNGFKYENWSKIGTEFLIRCGFSVIKGQITLKAFLYDVKKAKSIVAKEYSGPEDKVRKVAHTFANDVVEGLTGKPGYFLTRIVVGSDRGGNSWKEIYIMDWDAKNPKQITRHKSIALSPNWSPEGKKVAYTAYVVHTKSKKRNADLFTYEIFTGKRELISSRPGINSGAAFSPDGKHIFMTISQAGSPDIFRVGSSGDGLKQITKGPAGAMYVEPAVSPDGKKIAFSSDRSGKPMVYTMDIDGTNMKRITFAGKYNASPSWSPDGKKIAFAGFDKDHFDVFVMNADGTNMVRLTTEKKINGKMSNNEDPAFSPDGRQVMFVSDRTKNKQIYLINADGTNERRLTVDKHNYFKPKWSWVND
- a CDS encoding peptidyl-prolyl cis-trans isomerase, producing MFAIFDTSKGKIKIELFEGYAPKTVANFIGLASGTKEFTNPKTGKKEKSPFYDGLIFHRVIPGFMIQGGCPLGTGTGGPGYTFEDETKGNPKKHTKPGILSMANAGPNTNGSQFFLTVAETPWLDGKHTVFGEVVEGMDVVNNISKVSRDPRDKPLEDVKLNSVKIERE